TAGAAGACAACGTCGCCGCCGAGCAGGGAGTTGTCAGTCATGCTCGAGTTCGCAGTGGTGAGGAGAATGGGGATGAGCGGGTTAACGAGACCTCCGAACTGCCGCGGCTGAAGCTCGTCCCACGAGGTCACACTCATGAACGCACCGCCCAGAGTGAGTCGGTTCCACAGCGAAGCCTCGATGCGTTGGGCCGCAAGCCAGCGCGGTCTGGCGCCCCAGCGGGAGAGCAGAGAAGTGAAGGTGAGGAACTTGAAGTTGCGGTAGCTGGCACAGAGCTGGACATGGTCAAGCGCCGGCGCCGTGTCGTCGAGCATCACGGAGCCGGTATAGCCGGAGCCCCACACAAACTCGTCTCGACCCAGCTCGAGGCGCAGCCAGGGGATCCTGAACGCGAGATAGGCGAGTTCGGTCTCAAGGGCGCCCAGGAAGGGATTGGGCAGAACTCGCGTGCCCGGAATGTGCGACCCGGATGAGTCGGGCGGGAGCAAGTTCACGTCAATCTTCGGGTTCCACTCGGTTAGCTCGAATCGCTCGTAGAAGACAAAGTCATCGTCCGGCCGGTTGGTGATAACGGCACCCAGAGACAGGTGCTGCGTATCCACAGTTGCGCCGATGCGGGAAAAGAAGTCGCAGCGCGCTTCAGCGTCTTCGAGGTCAGGAACCGGGACACGAATCAGGGGCCGGCGGGCAGGTGTTGCCGCTAGCTCCGAGCCAAACTCGTATTCGAGGCGTCTGAGCGCCGCGAGCTGCGCCGGGCCGCGCAGGCTCGGGTTCGCGCTGCGGGCCTCCAACAGAAGCCGCATGCACTCCGCCCGAGTCCATGGTTTGCTTGTGGCAGGCATGGAAGAGATGAGACCCGAGGTCTTGAGCAGGTCGAGGTCGTCGTATAGCCGCGAGTCGGTGGGCAGGTTCTCCAGTGACGCCGGGACGCCCTCGGGGATGGGGAAGCCACCGGGAACGACTGTCACCTGGGGTGGGGGCTCCTCCTTCTGGCCAGCGGCCGAGGCAAGGGCCACGACCGCGAGCAGCAGGAGTCCGGAACGAACCACCGCTAGCGAATCATTCCCAGCCAGTCCCGCAGGAGGAACTGGAAGCGCCCGATGAGGAGCGACATGCGGGCCATTACCGTGTAGCCAAACGAGGCGCCGAAGCCGACCATCAGGAAGACGATGCCGGTTTCGGAGGCGAGCTTGAGCGCTCCCTTGTGCTCGCGCGAGAAGAAGAAGTAGAAGACGGAGCAGATAACTCCCACGAAGGAGACAATCGCCCAGAGGAAGACGTCCCAGCGAGCGAAGATGCCCGGAGTGAGGAACGTGCCCTGCATCTGTTTGATGATGCTGGTCTGGAATACGGCCGGGATCGTGACGCCGGCGCCCCAGCCGAGAACGAAGGCCATGGGGAAGCGGACCAGCCAGGATACGCGCGGTATGAAGCGGCAGAAGTAGCAGAGGCCGAGGAGGAGCGGGATGATGAGCAGGAGCTTGTTGCCGAGCGAGACCTCGGACAGGGGCTGGACAAAGAGTGGCCGGAACAGGTCGGGGTAGACGGCGTTGTACCAGGTGAGAGAGATGAAGTAGCCGAGCGATACCCCGACGAAGAGGTGCTCGCAGAACTTGTAGAAGGGATTGTCCTTCCAGAGGAAGGAGAAGATACCGAGAGTCAGTATGACCGCAGTCCAGGTGAGGATGTCAGTCGAGACGTGCATCAGGCACCCCGCTTTCGCGTCGCGAAGTAGGCGACGTTGCCTATGATAACCAGCAGCAGAATCACTACGTGGGCGAGCGACTGCGAGTCCATCGCCGCCACTGCCGGCATGTAGGCCTTGGAATACTCGTTCTTCTGGATCAGCACTTCGTACTCGGCCCCGCCTTTCATCCCCGCGAGCAGGCCGGTGAGCTGTCCGGTCTGGAGGTAGGGGTAGGCATCGGCAGCCGATACCGCAGTCACCCCGGCGCCGAGTTTGAGTCCGTACCGCGACTGGGCGAAGTTCAGCCAGTCGGTGTACCCGGGAGTGCCGGCGGAGATCGCCACCGCCATCGGGATGTCGCGCAGGCGCTGCACGCTCTGCATCATCGCCAGCGATTCGAGCGGGTGCCCGTAGTAGTCGGTAGGGAAGACGTTCCTGATGTTCTCTCCCATCCCAAGGATGACTGCGTCGATGCCCGCCTTCCAGCCGAGATAGACGACATCGTCGCCGTACTTCTTGCCGTACTCGGGCGGTATCTCGGTGACCGCCTTGTCGGCGAGCCCGGCACCGGTGACCCAGAGTCCACAGAGCAATACCTTGACGTCTTTGGCAAAGGCATGACGCATGAGCGCGGCCAGCATCGGGTAGAGCTCGGGCATGGAGCTCGGGTCGAAGTCCACCGAGAGGAGAAGAGTCTTGCCCGCCGGGATGGAATCTACCGCGTCAAAGAGCGTTTTGGCTCGCGGCCCGGAGCTGACGCCGAGCCCGAGCGGTTTGACAAGCGGGATGATTACCAGGACGCCCATCACGATGTAGATGATGCGGCGATCGATCTTGAGGAGGTATTCGAAGAACTTCATTGCTTCCCTCCGCCCAGCCAGCCGCGCTCAATGCCGAGGATGACCTTGAGCGAGGTGGCGATGCCACCGAGGGCGACGCCGAAGATGATTGCCCGCTTGGCTGCCATATTCGGTACCGACAGCACCCACTCCGCGAGTTCGGGAAGCTTGCCCCAGATGGCGGCCCCGACCGGAACCATCCCGAGCATCACGACGAAGGCAGCGACGAGCAGCAGGGCGGCTTCCCTGGTCCGGGCGCGGAAGGCGCGGTACGCCGCCGAGGCCATGTAGAACGCGAGGATGGCGAACATCGTGGCATTGAGAGGGACCAGGACGCTGGCGTAGATAACGTTCTGGAGAATCGAGCCGGGCCGGATTCCCCAGCCGAGCCCGATGACTGCCGTCACGACCAGGGCGATCAGCGAGACTATCGAGTAGTACCAGCCCTGCCGGCGGCGCCGCACCTTGTCGGAATGGAACATGATGAAGCTGCCCGTGCCCAGCACCAGAGCGAAGGCACCGACGATGCGGATCCATTTGGTGGTCAGGTCGTAGAAGCCGACGGAAACCGGATGGGGCACGAAGAACTGGACCATCATCGTGATGCCCATAATCAGGACGATGGCGAGCGGGATGGTTCGTTTCATCTCTTCCTCCTAGCGGGTACTGAAGAAGCCGAGGACGTGGCTGAAGAAGCCCAGGGCCGGCAGCCTACTCAGAAGCAGCAGGGCCGAGCCGATGACGAGGGTCAGGAGAATCACCATCTTGCCGTAGTCCTGGCCTTTAAGCGAGCCCAGCAGCAGCGGCTCGCGTGACAAATAGGCAGAGGCGGCGTAGAGTTCCTCGCCGATGAGCGTGTAGTCGCAGGCGGTAATGAAGAACGGGAGCTGGAAGACCGAGTCGGTGCCGGCAATCTGGATGGCACCGGTCTGGGCGCCGGTCTCGGCCAGAACCAGGGACTCGGCCCAGAACATCCCGAGGAAGAAGTTGGTCGCCGGTTTCTCGCGTACCATCAGCCCGTCCACGGCCGCGGCAAAGGCGAACTGCTCGGAAGTGACGAAGAAGACGCTGTCCGGTTTGAACGCGTCGGGCCGGCCCGCCTTGGTGTACGACTCCTTGACTATCTCCCGCGCTACCGTGTAGACAATCGGGTCCCGGTTGGGCACGAGCAGGGCCGAGTCGTACTGCGCCGTTTTCTTCGCCACCTCACCCAGGATGTTGAGCGAGGCGATGGTGGCGATGTCAGCAACCGAACCGAGCCCGGGTACGTAGACGATGGGTTTTCCCATCTCGGTGGCGCGTCCGACCGCTTCTTCGACCGCATCGAGCCCGGCGATGCGCCGCACGAAGAGGTTCTTCCCCTTCTTGGCCGTTTCGATGTAGTAGATGACCAGCACGAAGAAGATGGCCATCGCGATGAGGATGTTGATCCGGCTCAGGTTGAAGAACTGAGGCGAGCTCGTGACCGCGGGTGACGGCTCAGACCAGACCGTGTCCGCAGCGGTGACTGCGGCGACGCGGTACGCATAGGGTATGCCGTCCCGAACATCCTCGTCCAGGTAGCTCATCTCACCGGGCTTGTTGGATGCGATGACCTTGACGCTGTCCGGTTCGGTTCGCTCAACCAGCCAGGTCTCGGCCAGTTTGTCAGCTGCCGACCACCTGACGTTGATCGACTTGCCGGCGTCGTTGGGCGTGTCGAACGCCCGGACAGCGCCTGGCGGTGCCGGCGGCGGGGCCAAGGCCGGGACGCCTGAATCGAGAGGCGCGACCTGGCCCGCTGCCAGCAGCAGGATGAGAAGTGCTATCATAGACTGAATGCCTCCTTGATCGAGTAACAAAGGACGACTGTCAGAGTACGAACTGGACGAGGAATCCCGAACCCGAAGGCCATGGTATCCTGGCAGTTCATTCTCGGGCTGGTTCGGGACATCCACACGGCGTCATGTGGCACTTGGGACAGCCCTTCGCGTACTTAGCACAGGCAGCCTCGATATCTATGCCTTCGAGGGTGGCCAGGCTGGCAAGCCACGCGAAGACGTCGGCGAACTCCTCCTCAAGATTGAGTCGGTCACCCTTGCGCAGGGCTCGTGCGAGTTCGCCGGTTTCTTCGACCAGCCAGCGAAACGTGCCGTCCCTCCCACGCCGGCTATCTTTGTCGAAGTATATGTCACGAATGCGCCGCTGGAACTCGGTGATTGTCAATGCGTGAGTATCGTCAAAAAGGGGGTGGAGTCAAGGACGCAACCGGCTACCGTCCCGACCGCGGCGGCGACCGGCGCCGCAGCCCGAGATCGCGGCGGGTTGCGACAGATTGAGGCCGCGGTTGCTCAGTCCAACCTTGTCCCGTTCCTACCAGGGCCAAGCCGGGATTTCGGATTCGATGCGTTCCTGCGTCGCGCGGTCGAGACGCACGAAGAAGTCGAATCCGGTCAACTCCTCCAGGCGATCCACCGATACTCGGTAGGCCACGGTGGGGTTGGGATTCCTGGCCGACTGGTTCGGAACCAGGAACGCGTACGCGCACCAGCGACCCGCGGCGTCCTTCGCCAGGATGGCGTCGAACAGGTGGGTGGGGACGGCCACGCGATTCCGCCCGCGGCGCGTGATCCAAAGTCGCGGGTCCGCAGGTTGGCTGTCCCGGCTCATGAACAGGTTGCCGGTGACCACCCAGGTGGAGTCCATGCCGCGGGCCAGGCTGCGTATCTGGTTCTCGAGGTCCCGCCAGATTCCCTGGTTCGTGTTCGGATACTGCGGGCTGATGTTTGACAGCAGGAAGGTCGTACTCATCGCTTCTCGGCTGCGCGTGAAATCCGCAGCCGGAGCGAGGTGCCCTCGGTCGAAGATACTACCTTTGTAGTCGTCTAGCGTGGAGCGAGTACCCTCCGGGACCTCGGGATCCGGCCGGAAGCGGTTCCGGCGTGGTGCGGTGCCCTCGAGCAGCCCGGGAGTCAGGAGGTACGCAGACCAATACGCGATTCGCCATCGATCTTCATAGTTGATGATGAAGTGGCGTTTATCGAGCACGCGACACCTGGGACCGGCAACGCCGTATCGCAGGTGCAAGTTGTCGCGGATGGTGTCGGATTCGGAACGGGTAGCCGCGATGCTGCAGAGCCCGGCCGCGAAGGCGGCAACGAGACATGCGGAATCCGGGAAGCGTCTCAAGGACGAATGCTCTTGCCTCAAGGAACGATGCAAGAGTAACAGTCCGAAGGCCGAGCTGTCAAGCGCAGCAGGCTCGGGAGTCGACGTGGAGTCCAGCCGAGTTCATGGACCGCAGGAGTGGTTGACTTGGGGTATCCGCGGCGTAAGCTGAAGCAGGCTAGAAGTGTCCCATCACATGTTCTCCGAAGACGAACTGGTTCGCGTGATTCAGCGGACGGTGAAGAGCCGTGGCAGAGTCAGGCTCGGGATCGGCGACGACGCGGCCGTGTTGAGGGACGGGACCGTGATCACGACGGACGCGTACGCCGAAGGCGTACACTTCGACCTTTCGTACATGACCTTGCGCCAGGTCGGCGAGAGATGCGCGTGCGGGGCGATCTCGGACGTGGTGGCCATGGCGGCGGAACCCGAGGCGGTGTTTGTTTCTCTCTCTCTGCCGCGACGCGCGCGCAGTCACGCGTCTCGCGCGCTGCGACAGTCCCGGGTCTTGAGCGTGAAGGAACAGGTTATCCAGCTGTACTCCGGCATCGAGAGCGTCTGTGCGAAGCTGGGATGCGAGGTGGCCGGGGGCGACACAATCGTTGCAGACCAGTTGTTGCTGGCTCTGACTGTGACCGGGAGGACACGCGCGCCCAGGCTGCGATCGGGTGCCAGGCCGGGAGATCGCCTTTACGTAACGGGTCACGTGGGAAGCGCGGAGGCGGGGAGGTTAGTCCTGGCGGACGAACTCAGATGTCAGAAGCCAGAAACCAGAAGCCAGAATCCCGAAGGCGGAAGGCGGATGGCGGATGGCAGATGGCGAGCGGCCAAGGGTGACTGGCGTCTACCCTTGGTCAATCGGCACCTCTGTCCGCTGCCCCGACTGACAGTGGCCAGAGCGTTGAAGTCGCGCCTTCACGGGTTGATTGACACGTCGGATGGGCTTGCCACCGACGCGCGGCACTTGAGCGACACGAGCAAGGTGCGCATTGTGTTGGATGCGGACGCCCTGCCGGTTCTTCCCGCCGTGAAGAGGTACTGCGCCGAGCGAGCATGGGACCCTCTGGATTTTGTACTGGGGGCTGGGGAGGACTACGAACTGCTTTTCAGCGGCCGCCGTCCCATGCCCAGCACAGAAAGTGGCGTCAAGATTACGGAGATCGGCAGCGTCGATAGGGGGCAGGGATTGTGGATAAGGCGCGACGGTGGAATCCTGCCTGTAACGGCCACCGGGTACGATCACCTGAGTGTTGATCACACCGGGAAAACCTGTTGATAAGGTGTGGATAACATGGTGGATACTCCCGCCATGCCGTGGTCTTGACGCGGTCCTAACGAAGGGCAAATGCGGATCGGTGTCAGAGGCGGAAAGCTGGCTAGACAGGTCCGCAGTTCGTAAGTGACTTATTAGCAATCATTTATGTGATTGCAGGGATGGTATTAGAGAGTATTGACTACCAGCTATTGTATGCTAAGATGCTGTGAGAATACCATATGAAGTGTCCACTCTGCGGAGCCGATGATGACCGGGTGCTGGATTCGCGGCCTACACGAGAGGGGTCTGCGGTCAGGAGAAGGCGCGAGTGCCTGAAGTGCAGCAACCGGTTCACGACCTACGAGTACGTCGAGAAGACGCCATTAATGGTCGTCAAGCGCAACGGAAGCAGGGAGCCGTTCGATCGAGGGAAGCTGCTGGCCGGCGTCGTTCTGGCCTGCCGCAAAAGGCCCATCGGCCGCGATGAGATGGACAAGCTGGTGGATGCAGTCGAGACAAAACTGGGGGAGGACTATCGCCTCGAGGTCCCTTCCCAGGAGCTCGGAGATCTGGTGCTGGAGCGTCTGGCTGAGCTCGACCCGGTTGCCTATGTGCGCTTCGCCTCGGTCTACCGCCAGTTCGACAGCCCGGAGCATTTCGTCGAGGAACTGAAGAACCTTAGGAAGTGAAGCACGGACGCGCGGTATCGGTTGAGAGATGGGTTGAAGAGGCGTTCTATCCTCCCGCCGGCGGGATCGCGCGCTTGAGTGCAATGCTGAAGAGCCGCAGTAGAACCTAGAGGAGGAAGAGTGCCAGAACTGGAAGTGAAGTCGGGGCAGGCGCAGGATGCAATTGAGCCGGCTCTGCCGGCGATAGAGTACTTCCGCCACGTTGAGAAGCGGACGGGCGAGAAGGTCGACTTCGACCTGAGCAAGATCAGGAGCGCCATCTTCCTGGCCGCCCGTTCGGTCGGCGGCGAGGACCGGGGTTTGGCCGAGGAGCTTGCGCACAAGGTCTGCCGACACTTGCGCGAGCTGCGCGGTGAGCACGTGCCCAAGGTGGAAGAGGTGCAGGATGCGGTCGAGAAGACGCTGATAGAGAACGGTCACGCGCGTACCGCCAAGGCCTTCATTCTCTACCGCGAGAAGCGCGCCCGGCAGCGCCGCGGCACCAATCGCGACGGTATCAAGAAGCTGCTCTCCGGCAAGAAGGAAGCGACGGACCTCGCCTTGTTCGTACAGACAACCGACGCAACGATTGCCGGGTGGGACCGGAACCGGATTGCCCGGGCGCTGGTGCGCGAGACGAACCTGGATGCGGCCGAGGCCGACAAAATCGCGCTCGAGGTCGAAGGCATCGTGGTCAATTCCGGAGTGAAAGAGGTAACGTCGTCGCTGATCCGGGAGTTGGTGAACTCGAAACTGATCGAGCGTGGCCTGGTTGAGCACTACAAACGCCACGCCCGTCTCGGTGTGCCGGCATACGACGTGGAGCGGATGATGCTGTTCAAGAATCGCGAGAACGCCAACGTGCCGCACAACCCCGAAGCGACGAATATGACCATCGCCGAGTGGACGCTCAAGCAGTTCGCGCTCTCGATGGTCTTCGACCAGGACGTGGCCGACGCGCACACCTGCGGCGATATCCACCTGCACGACCTCGGGTTCGTGAACCGGCCGTACTGCTCCGGCCAGTCGCTCGAGTACGTTAAGAAGTTCGGCCTGTCGCTGCCCAACGCGCTGTCGATGGCGCGCCCGGCCAGGCACCCGGAGACGCTGCTCGCGCACATGGTGAAGTTCTCGGCTGCCCTGCAGGGCCACTTCGCGGGCGCCATCGGCTGGGATGCCGTCAACCTCTTCTTCGCTCCGTTCACCGAGGGGATGAACGACCACGACCTGCACCAGCTCGCCCAGATGCTGATATTCGAGTACTCCCAGCAGAACGTGGCCCGCGGCGGGCAGGCCATCTTCTCCGACATTAACCTGTACTGGGAAGTACCGGCTCATTTCCAGGACGTCGAGGCCATCGGCCCGGGAGGCGAGTATACCGGCCGGAAGTACGGCAGCTACATGAAGGAGGCGCAGCGCTTCGTCTGGGCGATTTTCGACGTGTACAAGGAAGGCGACGCCAAGGGCAGGCCGTTCTTCTTCCCGAAGCCGCTCGTGCACATCACCGATCGCTTCTTCGCCACACCGGGCTGGCAGGACTTCCTGTGGCACATAGCGGACGTGGCCGCGGAGAAGGGCAATACCTACTTCGTCTTCGACCGGGGCAACACCGCGAAGATCAGCGAGTGCTGCCGCTTGTCGTTCAAGCTCGAGAAGTCGGATCTGTGCGACGCGCTGACGCCCTGGAAGATGCGCTACTGCGCCTTGCAGAACGTCACCCTGAACCTGCCGCGCGCGGCCTACGTCGCGAACCACAACGACACCAAGTTGTTCGAGCGGCTGCGCCGCGACCTCGAGCTCGCGGTCAAGGCCCACGTGCAGAAGAAGGTGTTCATCGAGAAACTGCTCGCGCTCAAGGACGACGGGCCGCTCGCGCTGCTGACCATGAAGCAGGACGGTGAGGAGTACCTGCGCATGCACCGGGTGACCTATCTCGTGGGCGTGCTGGGACTGAACGAACTCGTGCAGTACCACGTGGGTCACGAGCTGCACGGAGACGATGCGGCGTTCCGGTTCGGCCTGAAGGTAATGGCCTTCCTGAACCTCGAATGCCGGCGACTCTCCGAGCAGCACGGGATGCGGTTTGTGATCGAGCAGACTCCGGCCGAGTCAACCGCGTACCGGATGGCGAAGCTCGATGTCCGCAACTACCGGGACAGCGCCCTGCAGACCGTCAAAGGCAGCATCGAAGACGGTTCGGCCTACTACACGAACTCGACCTACCTCAATGTCGGCCACCAGCTGGACCCGATCGACCGCGTGTACCGCGAGGGCAAGTTCCACGACATGATCGAGGCCGGGGCCCTGACCCACGTCTGGCTGGCAGACGCGCGGCCGCCCAAAGAGGCGATTGCCAACTTCGTGCTCAAGACCTTCCACCATACGCGCAACGCCCAGGTCGCGTTCTCTCCCGAGTTCACGTCCTGCAAGAAATGCCAGCGGACCAGCCGGGGCCTGAACGACGTCTGTCCGTACTGCGGCAAGACGGACGTTGATTTCATCACCCGCGTGACCGGCTACTTCTCGCGGGTCTCGAGCTGGAACCAGGGCAAGCGGGCGGAACTCCTCGACCGGTACAAGGACGGATTCAGACCGGTTGGATAGTGGTCAAGCCGGAAAGTGGTCCAGAGGTCAAGTGAGGAACCGGAAATCCGGCACTTGATCACTAGGCCACTGGATCACTAGGCCACCTCCTGATGCGCCTCCGCATCAGAGTCAAACCGGGCGCGCGCGAAGAGAAAGTGAGCAGGGAGCCGGACGGCTCCCTGCTCGTTTCAGTAACCGCCCGGGCTCAGGAAGGCAAGGCCAACGAGGCGGTGGTGAAGGCCGTGGCTTCGTTCCTCAGGATCCCGAAGTCACAGGTCAGGATTCGTTCCGGTCTTGCCAGCCGTGCCAAACTGCTCGAAGTCCCGGACCCGCCCGGCCCGACGCTGCCAAACATCGGCTAGTCCTCGGGTCTACGACACGATCCCGCGCGAAAGCGCCGTTTTCGCCCTTTGTGCCTTGGTGACTTGGTGGTCAGAATCCGCTTCCGGACTTCTGCCTTCTAGCTTCTGGTTTCTGACTTCTGAATTCGTCTGACCGCCATCACAGCGCTTCGGTCAGCAGCTTGAAGTCAGTCGGCTGGAGCTGGTAGTCGATCTTCACGTCAATCGCCAATTCGTAGCGCTTGGCGAACTCGCTCAGGCGGTCGTACCAGTCGGTGGTGAGGAAGTCGGTCAGGGCCGGGGCTGCGACAATCCGCAGCTTGCGGCCGCGCAGCTTGGGCAGCTTTGAGACGATGGCGCGCTCGATCTTCATCGCAATCTCGGCGCGGGAACGGACCCGGCCCGAACCCTTGCAGGTTGGGCAGGTTTCCTGCATCGAGTACATCATGCCCGGGCGCGTGCGCTCGCGCGTCATCTCCAGCAGACCGAACCGGCTCATCTTCGAGTAGTCGGCCTTGGCCCGGTCGTTGGAGAGCTGGAGTTTGAGTTCGGCGATCACCTTCTCGGTGTTCTTCACCTCCTCCATGTCGATGAAGTCCAGCACGAGCAGGCCGGCGAGGTCGCGCAGGCGTATCTGCCGCGCGATTTCAGCTGCGGCTTCGAGGTTGGTGGCGAAGATCAGCTTCTCCGGGTCCTCCTCCTTGGCCGAGCGTCCGGTGTTCACGTCGATAGCGACCATCGCCTCGGTCTGGTCAATGGTGATGAAACCGCCGGACTTGAGCCAGATCCGTTTCTGGAACACGCGTTCGAGTTCGGCCTCGACACCGGTCTGTTCCAGCAGCGGCACCTCCCCGTTGTAGAGCTCGACCTTCCTCTTCAGGTGCGGGGCGATGCGGTTCATGTAGTCGAGGATTTCCCGGTAGCGTTCCTCGGAGTCGACGGTCATCTTCTCGACGTTGGGACCGAGCAGGTCCCGGACGAGTTTCACCCCGATCTGCGGCTCCTCGTAGAGCAGGGAAGGGGATCGGGCGATTTCGGCCTTGCGGCGGACTTCCTCCCAGGTCGCCTCCAGGGCCCGGAACTCGGCCGCCAGGTCCTCGTTGGTCGCCTCTCCCGCGGCGGTGCGGAGGATAAGGCCCGCGTGCGGCGACTTGAACCGGCGCGCGGCATCGCGCAGCCGATTGCGGTCGCGGCGTTCGCTGATGCGGCGCGAAATGCCCACGCGCTGGGCATTGGGGAAATAGACCAGGTTCCGGCCGGGAACGGACACGAACGACGTCAGGCGCGCGCCCTTTTCGGCGAACGCGTCTTTGACGACCTGTACCAGGATCTCCTCGCCTTCGCGCAGGGTGATGGTGCGGGGCTCAGGCCGGGCCCCGTTCTTGCCGCCTTCCTCATCATCGAGCTCGTCGAACTCGGGGATTTCCACCAGCGGCAGGAAACCGTTCTTGCGCAGCCCGATGTTGACGAACGCGCCTCTCAGGCCCTTGACCACGTTCTCGACCCGGCCCTTGTAGATGCGTCCGACCAGGGCCTGGGATTCGGCCCGCTCGATGTAGAACTCGACCAGCCGGTCGTCTTCAATGATGGCGACCCGGGTCTCCCATTCATTGCCGGTGAGCACGATCTTTGTCTTAACCTTCATCAATCCTCCATCGGTGCTGGCGAAAGCGGGGACAGTCCCTCGGAGCGCGCGGACGCGCGGTACAGTCCCCGTTTTCGCCCATCAATCTTCCATTGGTGTCCGGATGCGGCCATTTTGCGCAACCAGACAGTCCCGGCGCCGTATCAACAGGCACCGGGCTTCAGTGTCACTTATCTTGAATATCGCGGCCAGGGCGTCAAAGAGCTTGACGCCGGCCTCAATCCCGAGGTCGAGGACAACGGTCCCCGATGCCGAAACGGCTGGGCCGGAATGGGTACAGGCACTGTTTTCCTCGGCGGAAAGCAGTGCCAGTCCCTTGCCAGGCAGAATCTCTTTCACTCCGGTCAGGCCTTTGGCGCGTTCGGCCAGGGCGGAGAAGTCGCCGTCGAACGCCCTGGGCATTGATACGTCATAGCGGGCCAGGTTGATGATCCGGCCCAGCGAGGGATGTTCCCGGGCAATCGGCTGCGCCGCCACGATGCGCAGGCCCTTGGGCAGAAACGTGCCCAGGTCGCGCAGGATGTTGCCGGTGTAGTGGTACGCGGTGTACACGTCGAGGTATTCACCGCCTGAGGTCAGCCCGACCGGCAGGGGCGGGCCGAACGAGAGCATCGGCTTCGGGGCAAAACCCTTGGTGTAGGCAATGGGCAATTCGCTCCTTCGCAGCGAGCGGTAGAACGCGCGCACCCGGTCGAGGTGGGCGGCGAACTGGTACGCTTCCTCGACCGCGTACCTGATGCGGAAGCGCGTGCGGAGTTCCTGGAAGCTCTGCAGCGGTCTCGGCCTCCGTCCGTAGTCCGGTTCGGTCTTCTCCGCCGGGCTCGGGACACGATCCGAAACTCCACGAGAGTTTCGGTCATGTCCCTCGCATGCCCCGCAATCCGTGCACGCGCCCGACGCGCAATCCGGTGTCATTTCGCCCGCCTTCGCCTTCTCGTACTCCCGGGCCAGGAACTCACGGCTCACACCCATGTTGATGAAATCCCAGGGCAGACGCTCGTCGGTGCGGCGTTCCCGGTGGTACTCCTGCGGGTCAATTCCCTGCGCTCTGCAGCTGTCGGTCCAGACCTGGAACCTGAAGAACTCGGTCCACTCCTGGAACACGCCGCCTTCGCGGTAGACCCGCTCGATGACCGGCCCCAGTCTCTCGTCCCCGCGCGCCAGCAAGGCCTCCACGTACGAGCACTCCGGGTTCGCCCACTTGGCCTTGACGTTCCGGCGGTTGATTGCACTTCGGACCCGGTCGATCCTGGCCCCGGTTTCGGCTATGTCTGCGAAGGGCGCCCACTGCAGCGGCGTGTGGGGCTTGGGCACGAACGGGCTCAGATTGAACCGGACCGGCCGGCCCTTGCAGAGACGGCCCACTTCGGTCACGAACCTGCCGATTTCGTCTA
This genomic window from candidate division WOR-3 bacterium contains:
- a CDS encoding Rne/Rng family ribonuclease — encoded protein: MKVKTKIVLTGNEWETRVAIIEDDRLVEFYIERAESQALVGRIYKGRVENVVKGLRGAFVNIGLRKNGFLPLVEIPEFDELDDEEGGKNGARPEPRTITLREGEEILVQVVKDAFAEKGARLTSFVSVPGRNLVYFPNAQRVGISRRISERRDRNRLRDAARRFKSPHAGLILRTAAGEATNEDLAAEFRALEATWEEVRRKAEIARSPSLLYEEPQIGVKLVRDLLGPNVEKMTVDSEERYREILDYMNRIAPHLKRKVELYNGEVPLLEQTGVEAELERVFQKRIWLKSGGFITIDQTEAMVAIDVNTGRSAKEEDPEKLIFATNLEAAAEIARQIRLRDLAGLLVLDFIDMEEVKNTEKVIAELKLQLSNDRAKADYSKMSRFGLLEMTRERTRPGMMYSMQETCPTCKGSGRVRSRAEIAMKIERAIVSKLPKLRGRKLRIVAAPALTDFLTTDWYDRLSEFAKRYELAIDVKIDYQLQPTDFKLLTEAL
- a CDS encoding TIGR03960 family B12-binding radical SAM protein, with amino-acid sequence MDERIREVLPLVTKPIRYTGGEYNALLRDPDSARVGWVLAMPEAYELGMSNYGLRILYSIINRLDNAVCERCYAPWPDFGKALQERGLPLYALESRRPVSEFDLLGLSLQSELSYTNVLYLLDLCRIPLHRTERNASHPLVVAGGPCTVNPLPMADFIDVFVVGDGEEAVREITGVVAEWNRHDRREVLERLSRLEGVYVPGVTREQPKSEGRSQSAEGRSAGTGFGTQESSESRVQSPESRVAEGWTVRRRVVGELKEEDFPFPPLVPICEITHDRLTIEMARGCTRGCRFCQAGMMNRPIRLRSQESVVRLAERGIRASGWEEVSLLSLSALDYPDLPGLVGKLNSRLKDRRVSISLPSTRGEDFSSELALSLQEVKKSGLTFAPETASAKLRGFVNKDISELRILESVRNALDAGWNGVKLYFMVGLPGESDTDVDEIGRFVTEVGRLCKGRPVRFNLSPFVPKPHTPLQWAPFADIAETGARIDRVRSAINRRNVKAKWANPECSYVEALLARGDERLGPVIERVYREGGVFQEWTEFFRFQVWTDSCRAQGIDPQEYHRERRTDERLPWDFINMGVSREFLAREYEKAKAGEMTPDCASGACTDCGACEGHDRNSRGVSDRVPSPAEKTEPDYGRRPRPLQSFQELRTRFRIRYAVEEAYQFAAHLDRVRAFYRSLRRSELPIAYTKGFAPKPMLSFGPPLPVGLTSGGEYLDVYTAYHYTGNILRDLGTFLPKGLRIVAAQPIAREHPSLGRIINLARYDVSMPRAFDGDFSALAERAKGLTGVKEILPGKGLALLSAEENSACTHSGPAVSASGTVVLDLGIEAGVKLFDALAAIFKISDTEARCLLIRRRDCLVAQNGRIRTPMED